A region of the Dehalogenimonas sp. THU2 genome:
CGAGACTATGACCGGCAGGCTCATCATGGCCAGCATGATACCTGCGGTGAAGCCGGTCAGGCCGGTGTTAAAGCCGAGGGTGTTCTGCACCCAGGGCGAAAGAAGCAGCAGGCCGATGAAACCCATGATCACCGATGGAAAACCGGAGAGAAGTTCCACCAGGGGTTTGACCACGTCAGTCACCCTTCGGGGTGCCACCTCGGCCAGATAAACGGCGCAGCCGACGCCCACCGGCACAGCCAGCACCGTGGAAACAGCCGTTACCCAAAGAGTGGACACGAAGAACTGGCGGATGCCCAGCACCGGCGGCTCGGAAAACGGCAACCAACTATTACCGGTGAGGAAGTCCCAGGGCGAAGTGGCGAAGAGCGCTGGCAGACCCTGTTGCAGCAGGATGCCGAAAACTCCGAGCAGGACGACGATGGCCATGAGCCCGGTTAAGCGGATGAGCAGTTCGATGAGTTGCTCGCCGGGACGGCGGCGTTTGCGCAATCTGGCGGCGGTACTCTGAAAGAGGTCAGCGGAGGATTGTGACACGGCTATCCCGCCTCACCCGTTTGGTTCGGTTGGTACAGGTCTTCCGGGCGTTTGACCGGCTGTTTCCGGCCCTCGCGGTCAACGGCAACGAAAGTGATCCGGGTTTCGAACAAAATGGTCTCGGGGCAGGCATGCCGCCGGGTCCCGAACACCTTCACGTTATATTGTGCCGAAGTCTGTCCCAGTCGGACACGGTTGACATCGAATCTGATGATCTCCCCGCCAGCCACCGGGTGATGAAACGAGACGTTATCCAGTGCGATGGTCACGAACCGGTTACCCGGAAACTCCTGGTTGGCGGTGATGTAGGCGAACTCATCGATCCATTTCAACATATTACCGCCGAAGAGGAAACCGTCATGGTTCAGGTGTTCCGGCAGTATCAATTTATAATGATCCATTAAACCTCTTGTTAATTAGACCTGGTGCCATTCCAGCCGAGGCCGATTATAACACCGGGCGGCGGATTTTTCAGCCTGTGAAAGGGGTAAACACGGATTGCTGCCGCCAACGAGAGGCGGCAGCAATCCGTGGCAGTGATATTCTACTTCAGGGCGACGAAGCCCTCTTCTTCAACGATCTTCTGGCCGGCAGCAGACAGGCCATAGTCGATGAAGGCTTTGGTCAAACCGGTGGGTTCGCCGGCGGTGTAGTAGTAGAGGAACCGGGAGATGGGGTAGCTGCCATCCTTGGCGGTGGCCAGAGTCGGGGCCACGGCGGCGGATTCGGCGGTCTTCTTGATGGTCAGCGTCTTAACGGTGTTGTTTACATAGCCCAGGCCGGAGTAGAAGATGGCGTTAGGATTCTGGGCTACCTGGGTGATGCCGACCTCGGTCGAGGGCAGGAGTTGAGCCGACGTGGAGTACTGAATGGTCTTATCCTGTTTGCCGGCGATCAGTTTCTGGACAACCTCTTCCAGGAAGTAAGCGTAGGTGCCGGAGTTGGTGTCTCGGGATAGGACGACGATGGAAGCGTTGTTGCCGCCGACCTGACTCCAGTTGGTAACCTTGCCGGAGTAGATATCGGAGAGTTGCTCGATGGATAAGGTGTTTACCGGGTTGCTGGGATGAACGACCACCGACAGCGCATCCAGGGCGACCTTTGTCTCCACTACGGTCACGCCAACGGCTTTAGCCTGGTCGATCTCAGACTGCTTGATGGGGCGAGACGATTGAGCGAAGGTGGTGGTCTTGTTGATCAGAGCGGCGATACCGGCACTTGAGCCGGGACCGGCCACGGTGATGTTAACGTTCTGGTGCGCTTTCATGAATTCTTCCGCCCAGCGGGTGCTGACTGGGGTGACGGTGTTGGAACCGATGATGTCGAGATTACCGGACAGGGTATCGACGGTGCCGGTTGGGTTGGTGGTGGCGGGGGGGGTGTCGTCATTGCAGCTAGTCAGGCTTGCGGTTAGGGTAAGGGCCAGGACCAGGGGCAGGGCTAACCATTTCAGGAAACGCTGTGATTTCAAGTTGATTTCTCCTCTTTTTTCGGATTTCGATATTCGGGTTTCGGATTTATTTTATGGCTACAGGGCCGAGATGACCCCGGTTAAAAAGCGGGACCTTACTGAGACTTCGTTGATGACCTCAGGGTGCTCGAAGATGAGGTGCAGCACCGCTTCCGCCGTAGCCACGTTGGTGGCCAGCGGCACGTTGTGGACGTCGCAGACTCTTAAAAGGGCAGTTACGTCCGGTTCATGCGGCTGGACGGTCAGCGGGTCCCGCAGGAAGATGATGGCCTTGACTACGCCGGAAGCTACCAGAGAGCCGATCTGCTGGTCCCCGCCCATGGGGCCGCTTTGCATCAGGGTAACCGGCAGGTTGGTGCGAGCCTGCACAAGCAGGCCGGTGGCGCGGGTGGCTACGAGGGACAGTTTGGAAAGCTCTTCGCGGTGACTCTTCACCAGAGAGAGCATCTCCTCTTTCTTGTTGTCATGCGCTATAAGCGCCAGGGTGATGTTGTTCACCTTTTCTCCTTGAGACTCTATACTTCTTTTCATCTTACAACCCCAAGTATAAAGCCCCAAGTTTAAGGTGGTTTTAAGGGAATGTTAAAGTTTTGTTAAAGTTTTCCGGCAGGTGCGATCCGCCAGTTACCCAGAAACAACTAGTTGACGGGCATGGTATCAGGTGTTATGCTTGGTTAACTTCTACAACCGATTTGATTTCAACACGTGGGAACAGGGGAAAACAGCTGGCGAAATCTAAGGAGATAACATGCCGATTTACGATTATAAATGCCGCACATGCGGCGAGGTGTTCGAACTACTGGTATCCTACACCGGAAAATGCGGGGATTTCACCTGTTCCGCCTGCGGCGGCGCCGATCTGGAAAGGCAGCAGTCCATCCCGGTGGTGCTCAAGCGTTGCAACCCCGGCGGCCTGACCTGCTGCGGCAGTGAGCAGCGTTGTGAGACATCACCCTGCCACAGCGGCGGCGGTGGTTGTCACAGCCATTAACCGGCCGCTCCCCGCCTCTTTAAAAACTCCTTAGCCGTCTTCCTTGCCTTGGGGCTCGGCGCGTCAAGATAACTCTGCACAAAGTCGATTACCGCCGCCTTATCTTCGATGTCGTCGAAGCATTTATCCAATGTCTCCATGGCATTGGCGGCGATGAGCGCCCTCCGGCCCGGCGTATGGTGCGTCTGGCCGACCTTCAACAGGTAGCCGGTGATGCAACTCCTGAGCGATGGCTTGGCTTTGAATATCCGGGCGGCGTTCAGCGCCACATGCAACGGAATGATCAGGCTGTTGTCATCGAGAAGCGAAAAATACTTCTCGCAAATCGCTTCGAATTTGGTATCTCCCTTGGCCGCCGCCATGCCCGCCAGGAGGTAGATGGCGATGTACTTGGCATCGACGCCCTTACCGTCCAGCATGGCCGCGACCTTGTCCCAGTACCGCACGTACATGCGCTCGGGATACACCTCGGTCAACATATGTAGAGACAGGAAGCTCCGCTGCCGGGTGTCAAGGTCCTTGACTGACAGGCCGGTCCATAATTCCTCCAGCCTGGCATCGCTGGTCAGCGCTTCCCGCGCCAGGGCGATTATCTCTGTTTCAGAGGGTTTCATCTATTGACTCCCACGATCCCGCTTATTAGTTTCACCGCCTCCCCGATCTCTTCCGCCGTCACCATCCGGTGAGTCACTGCCCGCACCCGGCGCGGCCCCACAGCTATGAGCTTCACCCCCACCGCCGCAGCCTCCTTGACGAACTCGGCGGCGGGCAGGCTATTCGGCATGCCAAACATGACGATGTTGGTTTCCGGACGCTCTACGTCGAGGCCGTGAATTTGCGACAGGCCCTCAGCTAGAGATTTAGCGTTCCGATGGTCCTCGGCCAGGCGTTCCACGCACGTCTCCAGACACACGATGCCCGCAGCTGCGATGACACCGGCCTGGCGCATGCCGCCGCCGACCATCTTGCGTAATTTCCGCGCCCGGTTGATGAATTCGGTGCTGCCGCACAGTACCGAGCCGACCGGCGCCGAAAGCCCTTTCGACAGGCAGAAACAGACCGAATCCACCGGTTCGCACAGTTCGATAACCGGCACGCCCAGGCTGACGGCGGCGTTGAATATCCTGGCGCCGTCGAGATGCACGGACAGGCCGTGCCTCCGGGCCGCCGAGGCGGCTTCGGTGGTATATTCCACGTCGAGCACCGCGCCGCCGCAGAAATTGTGGCTGTTTTCGATACAAAGAAGCTTGGAAGGCGGCCAGTGGAGGTTCCTGCCGCGCACCGCGCCTTCTATGATATCGATGTCGATGGTGCCGTCGGGATTGTTAGGTACGGTGCGTAACGACACCCCGCCCAGCGCCGCGGCGCCCCCGGCCTCGTTCAGGAAGATATGGCTGCGGTCACCCAGGATGATCTCGTCGCCATGGCGGGTATGACTCATCACGGCAATGAGATTGCTCATGGTGCCGCTGGGAGTAAATACCGCGGCCTCCTTACCGGTGAGCTCGGCGGATATCTCTTCCAGCCGGTTGACGGTGGGATCTTCGCTGAAAACGTCATCCCCCACTTCGGCGCGGAACATGGCTTCCCGCATCTCCCGGGTGGGGTGGGTGATCGTGTCGCTTCTCAGGTCGATGGTTTTCATTCAGGCTCCAGAATCGATATCGATGTTGATTATACGCTTCTTACGCAGCCGGTCAGCCCGGCAGGGTGAAATGAAAGGCAGTCCCCTGCCCCGGCTCGCTTTCCGCCCGGATCTGGCCGCCGTGAGCCTGGACGATATGCTTGGCGATGGCCAGCCCCAGGCCGGTGCCCCCGGCGCTCCGGGCCTTATCCGCCTTGTAAAAACGTTCGAAGATACGCGGCAGATCGTCATAAGCTATGCCGACACCGGTGTCGCGGATGGTGACCTCGATCCCTTTATCCCTGGCGGCGGCGGCCAGGGTGACCTGACCGCCGGGCGGGGTGAACTTGATGGAGTTGTGAACCAGGTTCATCAACACCTGTTCGATGCGGCCGGCATCGGCCTTGATGAGCGGCAGATTGAGGGCGGGCTCGACCGATATGGTCAGTTCCGCCCGTTCGGCCTGGGGCCGCAACCGCTCGACAACGCTGTGCATGACGCCGCCGATATCCAGCGGCCCTTTATCCAGCGGCGCTTCGCCGCTCTCGATGCGGGATAGTTCCCCCAATTCCTCGACCAGTTGCCCCATCTTGTCGGCTTCGATAGCGATGCGGTTCAGGAAATCGGCGGACACCGCCGGATCGGCCAAGGCCCCATCCTTGAGCGTCTCGGCCAGCAGCTTCAAAGAGGCTACCGGGGTGCGCAGTTCGTGGGAGATATTAGCCACAAAATCGCGCCGTACTTTTTCCAATCGTTTGAGCTCGGTCAGATCCCTGACCACCATCACCGCCCCGGGTTCATTCTTGAGGGGAGTTACCGTTACCCCGAAATGACGGCGGCTGGCACGTATATCCACCGTACCGTCCTGCCTTTTCCCGTCGGCCAGGCATTTCTTCAACAGATCGTCGAGTTCATGGTTGCGCACCGCTTCCATGAAACTGCGCCCGTTCGGCTTGGGTCCCAGGTTGAACATCTTCACCGCGGCTTCGTTGTGATGGGTGATCTCACCGTGTTTGTTGATCATAAAGATGGCGTCGGCTACATGAGCTAGCACCAGATCCATGCGGTTGCGCTCGGCGGTAATGGCTTTCAACCGGTCGCCGACGCTCTTGGACATTTCGTTGAAAGCATGTTTCAGGTCGGCCAGTTCGCCGATAGCCACCAGGCGCACCTTGTCCGCCGATTCGCCGCCGCCCAGGCGTTTCATCGCCAGTTCTATCTCCACCTCGTCATCGGTGGTCGAAGGCACCAACAGGTAAATGGTGACGGCGACCGCCACACTGGCGGCGATACCAGCCACCAGCAGCGTTGTTGAAAAACCTCGTACCATACCCACCACCGTGAGGGCAACGGCGATAGTGATGACGGCGATGACGATCAGGCGGCGTAATAACTGTACGGTCATTTCACTCCTCGAATTTATAGCCGACGCCGCGCACCGTTACCAGATGCGCCGGATTGGACGGATCGGCTTCCACTTTTTGCCGCAGCCAGCGGATATGGACGTCCACCGTTCGGGTTTCTCCCGGATAATCATAACCCCAGACCCGGTCCAGCAGGCTATCCCGGCTGAACACCTGGCCACGGTTGGTCATTAAAAAAAACAAAAGGTCGAACTCCCTGGGCGTAAGGTCGACAATTTTTTCCCCGACGGTCAATACATGACGGACCGGATCGAGCGTGATATTACCGGACGTGAGCACCCCCGCACCGGCCCCGCCCAATGGTTGATTGCGCGCCAGTTCCCCCCGGCGTAGCATCCCCTTGACCCGCGCCAACAGCTCCCTCATGGAAAAGGGTTTGGTAAGGTAATCATCCGCCCCCAGCTCCAGCCCCAGCACCCGGTCTATCTCCTCGGAACGGGCGGTCAGCAGCAGTATGGGCGCCGTGCTCTCGCGTCTGAGAAGGCGGGTTAGTTCGAACCCGTCCATGCCCGGCATCATGACATCCGTAATAACCACATCGGGCTTTTCCCGCCGGATGATCTCCAGCCCCCGGTTGCCGTCGGCGGCGGTGAACACCACGAAACCTTCCTTGCCGAGGTTGTACTTCAGCAATTCAGAAAGAGTGCTGTCGTCTTCAACGACGACTATCTTGGCCATATGCCCCAGTATAGAGCTTGAACGCGGCTGGCGGCAACTCATCCCGTATCCGATTTGCCTATCAACCCCCAAACCCCGTATCATGTGAAGGTTATGTATCAACGCTACGGTCAGCCGGTGTGGCAGCAACCGCTATTTGTCCTCATCGGAGTCAACATCCTCGTCTATATCCTGACGATCGGGGTGCCCTCACTGGTGGTCCAACTGGGCATCATGCCGGCGGTTTTCCTGAGTGAGCCCTGGACGGCGGTCACCAGCATGTTCGTTCACGGCAGCCCATCCCACGTGATTTTCAACATGCTGGCGCTTTACTTCCTGGGCAGCTTCACCATCCAATTGGTCGGCGAGCGGACGATGCTGGCCATCTACTTCATCGGCGGCGTCGTCGGCAGCCTGTTCTTCTGGCTGCTGGGTCCGGCCAACGCCGTCGCCGTTGGTGCTTCCGGCGCCATCTTCGCCCTGGGCGGCACGCTCGCGGTGCTGCGGCCTATGACCCGGGTCATAGTTTTCCCCATCCCCATCC
Encoded here:
- a CDS encoding zinc ribbon domain-containing protein, which translates into the protein MPIYDYKCRTCGEVFELLVSYTGKCGDFTCSACGGADLERQQSIPVVLKRCNPGGLTCCGSEQRCETSPCHSGGGGCHSH
- a CDS encoding PstS family phosphate ABC transporter substrate-binding protein, which encodes MKSQRFLKWLALPLVLALTLTASLTSCNDDTPPATTNPTGTVDTLSGNLDIIGSNTVTPVSTRWAEEFMKAHQNVNITVAGPGSSAGIAALINKTTTFAQSSRPIKQSEIDQAKAVGVTVVETKVALDALSVVVHPSNPVNTLSIEQLSDIYSGKVTNWSQVGGNNASIVVLSRDTNSGTYAYFLEEVVQKLIAGKQDKTIQYSTSAQLLPSTEVGITQVAQNPNAIFYSGLGYVNNTVKTLTIKKTAESAAVAPTLATAKDGSYPISRFLYYYTAGEPTGLTKAFIDYGLSAAGQKIVEEEGFVALK
- a CDS encoding response regulator transcription factor, coding for MAKIVVVEDDSTLSELLKYNLGKEGFVVFTAADGNRGLEIIRREKPDVVITDVMMPGMDGFELTRLLRRESTAPILLLTARSEEIDRVLGLELGADDYLTKPFSMRELLARVKGMLRRGELARNQPLGGAGAGVLTSGNITLDPVRHVLTVGEKIVDLTPREFDLLFFLMTNRGQVFSRDSLLDRVWGYDYPGETRTVDVHIRWLRQKVEADPSNPAHLVTVRGVGYKFEE
- a CDS encoding ATP-binding protein, with product MTVQLLRRLIVIAVITIAVALTVVGMVRGFSTTLLVAGIAASVAVAVTIYLLVPSTTDDEVEIELAMKRLGGGESADKVRLVAIGELADLKHAFNEMSKSVGDRLKAITAERNRMDLVLAHVADAIFMINKHGEITHHNEAAVKMFNLGPKPNGRSFMEAVRNHELDDLLKKCLADGKRQDGTVDIRASRRHFGVTVTPLKNEPGAVMVVRDLTELKRLEKVRRDFVANISHELRTPVASLKLLAETLKDGALADPAVSADFLNRIAIEADKMGQLVEELGELSRIESGEAPLDKGPLDIGGVMHSVVERLRPQAERAELTISVEPALNLPLIKADAGRIEQVLMNLVHNSIKFTPPGGQVTLAAAARDKGIEVTIRDTGVGIAYDDLPRIFERFYKADKARSAGGTGLGLAIAKHIVQAHGGQIRAESEPGQGTAFHFTLPG
- a CDS encoding acyl-CoA thioesterase, giving the protein MDHYKLILPEHLNHDGFLFGGNMLKWIDEFAYITANQEFPGNRFVTIALDNVSFHHPVAGGEIIRFDVNRVRLGQTSAQYNVKVFGTRRHACPETILFETRITFVAVDREGRKQPVKRPEDLYQPNQTGEAG
- a CDS encoding rhomboid family intramembrane serine protease, whose amino-acid sequence is MYQRYGQPVWQQPLFVLIGVNILVYILTIGVPSLVVQLGIMPAVFLSEPWTAVTSMFVHGSPSHVIFNMLALYFLGSFTIQLVGERTMLAIYFIGGVVGSLFFWLLGPANAVAVGASGAIFALGGTLAVLRPMTRVIVFPIPIPMPLWIAIIGGGALISLVPGVAWEAHLGGLLTGIGAALIITRGKLRF
- a CDS encoding methylglyoxal synthase gives rise to the protein MNNITLALIAHDNKKEEMLSLVKSHREELSKLSLVATRATGLLVQARTNLPVTLMQSGPMGGDQQIGSLVASGVVKAIIFLRDPLTVQPHEPDVTALLRVCDVHNVPLATNVATAEAVLHLIFEHPEVINEVSVRSRFLTGVISAL
- the ltaE gene encoding low-specificity L-threonine aldolase, coding for MKTIDLRSDTITHPTREMREAMFRAEVGDDVFSEDPTVNRLEEISAELTGKEAAVFTPSGTMSNLIAVMSHTRHGDEIILGDRSHIFLNEAGGAAALGGVSLRTVPNNPDGTIDIDIIEGAVRGRNLHWPPSKLLCIENSHNFCGGAVLDVEYTTEAASAARRHGLSVHLDGARIFNAAVSLGVPVIELCEPVDSVCFCLSKGLSAPVGSVLCGSTEFINRARKLRKMVGGGMRQAGVIAAAGIVCLETCVERLAEDHRNAKSLAEGLSQIHGLDVERPETNIVMFGMPNSLPAAEFVKEAAAVGVKLIAVGPRRVRAVTHRMVTAEEIGEAVKLISGIVGVNR
- the pstC gene encoding phosphate ABC transporter permease subunit PstC, with amino-acid sequence MSQSSADLFQSTAARLRKRRRPGEQLIELLIRLTGLMAIVVLLGVFGILLQQGLPALFATSPWDFLTGNSWLPFSEPPVLGIRQFFVSTLWVTAVSTVLAVPVGVGCAVYLAEVAPRRVTDVVKPLVELLSGFPSVIMGFIGLLLLSPWVQNTLGFNTGLTGFTAGIMLAMMSLPVIVSVSEDALRAVPNEFRQASYGLGATKWETIWNVCLPSALSGVSAAIMLGVGRAIGETMTVLMVAGGALAVPDSPFDPMMPMTAAVASGIGNAVVNGPVYKALFAIGLVLFMLTMLVNFIAAKVMDAQKRKFARS